From Mesorhizobium sp. Pch-S:
CACGCACCGGACCGAATACAGCTACGACACTCCGGTCAGATATGCTTTGCAGCGCCTGCGGCTTGTGCCTGGCTCAGGCCCGACACAGACAGTGCGCTCGTGGGAGCTGCAGATCGAGGGGGCCAAGGAAGAAGTGCACTTCCGGGACCAGTTCGCCAACGACACGCGCCTGGTCAGCGTCGAAGGGGCGTCGCATCTCATCGCAATCGAGGCGGTCGGTGAAGTGGAGACGATCGACAAAGCGGGTGTGTATGGACCACACCAGGGCTTCGCGCCCCTGTGGCTGTTCCTGCGCGAAACACCGCTGACGACGGCGGGCGATGGTATTCGTGGTCTCGTCGCGGGCCTTGGCGAAGGCCCCGAGATCGAACGGCTGCACAGGCTGATGGCGCTGGTGCGCGATCGGATCAACTATCTGCCGGGCAGCACCAGCGCCGAAACGGTGGCTGAGGAAGCGCTCAGCCTTGGCACTGGTGTATGCCAGGACCACAGCCATGTTTTCATTTCGGCGGCACGGCTTCTTGGCCTGCCAGCCCGGTACATCAGCGGTTATCTGATGATGGATGGCGTTTCGGAGCAGGTGGCGAGCCAC
This genomic window contains:
- a CDS encoding transglutaminase family protein; this encodes MRLKITHRTEYSYDTPVRYALQRLRLVPGSGPTQTVRSWELQIEGAKEEVHFRDQFANDTRLVSVEGASHLIAIEAVGEVETIDKAGVYGPHQGFAPLWLFLRETPLTTAGDGIRGLVAGLGEGPEIERLHRLMALVRDRINYLPGSTSAETVAEEALSLGTGVCQDHSHVFISAARLLGLPARYISGYLMMDGVSEQVASHAWAEAHVAGLGWVSFDAANGISPDERYVRVASGRDYRDAMPVSGIRLGQGREQLAVSITVVQQ